In Terriglobia bacterium, the genomic window TGGTTTCTTCATCGATGTCGAGAGTGTTCACGAATTCCTCAAAGGAACGGTCCGGGTAAGTCCTGCCCCTCTTGAGATGCGCCGCAACGCGTTCCCATTGCGGCCAGAAATCGTTACACGTCCTCGTCACATGAGCCTGGGAACACCAATCGTCGCCTTCGAGCGTTCCCGCGATGAGGTTTTCTTTTCGAATGACATCCCAGAGCTCCCGCGGCCTGCCGTGGACGAACTCGGCGCCCAGTTCGACCGGCACGGGAAATTGCGGGTCGTGCAAAGTATGGACACGCCCTCCGATCCGGTCGCGGGCCTCCAGAATCGTCACATGCTGTCCGGATTCCGCAAGGCGGCGGGCGGCGGCCAAGCCGGATAAACCGGCGCCAACAACGATAACGGATGGCATGAAATACCCCTGGTATGTTAGACGCGCTATAATACGCGCCGTGAAAAAGGCGATCCTCTTACTTACAGTGACCATGCTTGCCGGGTGCGGCGGAAACACATCACCCTCGATGCAAAACAGCGCCAACTCATCGGCTCCGGCTGCGCAAGCGGTAACTGCGAAACCACCGGATGAGAGCGCGGCATTGGATGCGATTGCCAAGATCAATGACGCCCAGGCCAATTACTTCAGGCGCAATCGCCGCTATGCTTTAACCTTCGACGAATTGGTCGATGCGCACCTGCTCAACAGCGCGCCCTCCGCCGAAACGGGATACGATTTCACCCTGCGTCCTGCCGCGGATGCGCAAACCTATAAGCTTGCGGTAAATCCGGCGGCGTCATCGCCGTCAGTCCGTCATTTTCTGAGCGATGAATCGGGCGCGGTGCATGCCGAAGCCGGCCGGGACGCCACTTCCGACAGCCCCAAAATTTAAGCGGACCACTTCTGTCCGTCCACGACTCCATCATCGCAACCATACGTTATTTCTGTGCCTTGGGAGGGCCCTGCATGAAGAGTCTGAAATCCAAGACGTCTGCTTCGTATCAATCGCAACCCGTCTGGTGTAATCACTGCCGGATCCGAATCGCTCCGTATGATATGAA contains:
- a CDS encoding FAD-dependent oxidoreductase, whose translation is MPSVIVVGAGLSGLAAARRLAESGQHVTILEARDRIGGRVHTLHDPQFPVPVELGAEFVHGRPRELWDVIRKENLIAGTLEGDDWCSQAHVTRTCNDFWPQWERVAAHLKRGRTYPDRSFEEFVNTLDIDEETRRTAVEFVEGFNAARSGRISMQFLAQTQDSIDRVGADTQFRVFAGLDRIVRSLGRLDSAMVDLHLKTPVSEIEWEPGHVSIGGFTADRAIVTLPLGVLQAGSVR